The Polycladomyces subterraneus genome contains a region encoding:
- the trpC gene encoding indole-3-glycerol phosphate synthase TrpC, whose amino-acid sequence MFLDKIVSVKREEVQRLKSSLTSEDARRAGSMPPARSLAQAMKRTEGVPALIAEVKPASPSKGTIRETVDPVQIAVSYERGGASAISVLTDETFFRGRADYLTAVKQTVNLPVLRKDFLLDESQVVESRLIGADAILLIAAILDEERIVSLSRRAHELGLEVLIEVHREEELDRALAAKPDVLGINNRDLHTFVTDLTTTERLRPLLPDSIPVITESGIASPQDVVRAAAYGVDGMLVGESLMRQDDPESAVRALLTGAISCEYR is encoded by the coding sequence GTGTTTCTTGACAAAATCGTATCAGTGAAACGGGAAGAAGTACAGCGGTTGAAAAGCAGCCTGACATCGGAAGATGCGAGACGGGCCGGATCTATGCCGCCCGCTCGATCGTTGGCGCAGGCAATGAAGCGGACGGAAGGTGTCCCGGCTTTGATCGCGGAGGTGAAGCCAGCTTCGCCGTCGAAGGGTACGATCCGGGAAACGGTCGATCCCGTTCAAATCGCAGTGAGTTACGAACGGGGCGGCGCGTCCGCGATCTCTGTGCTGACCGATGAGACGTTCTTCCGTGGCCGGGCGGATTACCTGACCGCGGTTAAGCAAACGGTTAACCTCCCGGTGCTGCGGAAGGATTTTTTGCTGGATGAAAGTCAAGTGGTGGAAAGTAGGCTGATCGGGGCGGATGCCATTCTCCTGATCGCAGCCATATTGGATGAGGAGCGCATAGTCTCGTTGTCCCGCAGAGCGCACGAACTGGGATTGGAAGTGTTGATAGAGGTACACCGGGAAGAGGAACTGGACCGGGCGCTGGCAGCAAAGCCGGATGTATTGGGGATCAACAACCGGGATCTGCACACGTTTGTGACAGACTTGACGACCACGGAACGGTTACGTCCCTTGCTGCCCGACTCGATCCCGGTCATCACCGAAAGCGGCATCGCTTCACCGCAAGATGTGGTGAGGGCGGCGGCTTACGGTGTAGACGGCATGCTGGTGGGGGAATCCCTGATGCGGCAGGATGATCCGGAATCGGCGGTACGTGCATTGCTGACGGGGGCGATCTCGTGCGAATATCGGTGA
- the aroC gene encoding chorismate synthase encodes MRYLTAGESHGPQLTVIIEGLPSRMPFSKEKVDEQLARRQKGYGRGRRMQIESDQVQVLSGVRFGQTTGAPVTLVIENKDFQHWRKIMSFDPVPEEAEKRRISRPRPGHADLNGAIKYNHRDIRDVLERSSARETAARVAAGAVARQLLETCGIRIAGHVVSIGGVTARPVDLPLEECAARAEASPVRCLDPEAEKEMMRLIDEAKKEGDTLGGIVEVVVEGVPVGLGSHVHWDRKLDARIAQAIVSIQAFKGVEIGIGFEAARLKGSQVHDEIMWDESRGYYRRTNRLGGFEGGMTTGEPIVVRGVMKPIPTLYKPLRSVDIDTKEAFLASIERSDSCAVPAACVVAENVVAWEVARALTEKFSSDTMDELLDDLKRYKERAAKF; translated from the coding sequence ATGAGGTATTTGACGGCGGGGGAATCGCACGGTCCCCAATTGACGGTGATTATCGAAGGATTGCCGAGCCGCATGCCGTTCTCCAAAGAAAAGGTGGACGAACAGCTGGCCCGGCGCCAAAAAGGATACGGACGCGGACGCCGGATGCAAATCGAGTCCGACCAAGTCCAGGTTCTCTCGGGTGTGCGGTTCGGACAAACGACCGGAGCGCCGGTCACGCTGGTGATCGAAAATAAGGACTTCCAGCATTGGCGTAAAATCATGAGCTTTGATCCCGTGCCGGAAGAGGCGGAAAAACGACGAATCTCCCGGCCGCGCCCCGGTCATGCAGATCTCAACGGCGCGATCAAATACAATCATCGGGATATTCGTGATGTGTTGGAACGTTCCAGTGCGAGGGAAACGGCAGCCCGGGTGGCCGCGGGAGCGGTGGCCCGCCAGCTGTTGGAGACGTGCGGCATTCGCATCGCCGGTCATGTGGTGAGCATCGGCGGAGTGACGGCTCGACCGGTGGACTTGCCGCTGGAAGAATGTGCAGCGCGTGCCGAGGCTTCCCCCGTTCGCTGTCTTGACCCGGAGGCGGAAAAGGAAATGATGCGCCTGATTGATGAAGCGAAAAAGGAAGGGGATACCCTGGGCGGTATCGTGGAAGTGGTCGTCGAGGGCGTGCCGGTCGGTTTGGGATCGCACGTGCATTGGGATCGGAAGCTGGATGCGCGGATCGCTCAGGCGATTGTCAGCATCCAGGCGTTCAAGGGCGTGGAGATCGGAATCGGGTTTGAAGCGGCCCGGTTGAAAGGCTCTCAAGTTCATGACGAGATCATGTGGGATGAATCCCGCGGATATTACCGCCGCACCAATCGCCTTGGTGGATTCGAGGGCGGAATGACGACGGGTGAGCCGATCGTGGTACGTGGCGTGATGAAACCGATCCCGACGCTGTACAAACCGCTCAGGAGCGTGGACATCGATACCAAGGAAGCCTTTTTGGCTAGTATCGAGCGTTCCGACAGCTGTGCTGTGCCTGCCGCCTGTGTCGTGGCAGAAAATGTCGTGGCATGGGAAGTGGCCCGGGCATTGACTGAGAAATTTTCAAGCGATACGATGGATGAATTGCTGGATGATCTGAAGCGGTACAAGGAAAGGGCGGCGAAATTCTGA
- the aroB gene encoding 3-dehydroquinate synthase: MRTLEVALGDRSYPIVVGSGLYADLPRWLQQRHITPAHSLLVVTDSSVAPHYGKRVLTPLESAGYQVRMSVVPAGEASKSLDQLSRLVEDAIRFGMDRDSVVLALGGGVIGDLAGFLAAVYMRGIRFVQLPTTLLAHDSSVGGKTGVNHPLGKNMIGAFHQPELVLFDVDTLATLPGRELVSGFAEVIKHALIADTDFAMWLEQHHETLMRRDPSLLTEAIVRGCAIKAQVVARDERESGLRAILNYGHTIGHALEAATGYRRWTHGEAVAIGMVGEAILGELLGTARDVSGFTRRLLALYGLPVTLDEPLSDEELLTLMRRDKKARQGEYVFVLPKGIGTVEVKKGVEERVIREALRRLKEE; encoded by the coding sequence ATGCGCACGTTGGAAGTGGCGTTGGGCGATCGGTCCTATCCCATCGTGGTCGGTTCCGGTTTGTATGCGGATTTACCCCGTTGGCTTCAACAGCGTCACATCACGCCCGCACATTCACTGTTGGTCGTGACTGATTCCAGTGTGGCGCCGCATTACGGCAAACGCGTGCTGACACCGTTGGAGTCAGCCGGTTATCAGGTTCGGATGAGCGTGGTACCGGCTGGTGAGGCTTCCAAAAGCTTGGATCAATTGTCCCGTCTCGTGGAAGATGCGATTCGCTTCGGCATGGATCGTGACAGCGTCGTGTTGGCGCTCGGCGGCGGGGTGATCGGGGATTTGGCTGGCTTTTTGGCGGCCGTTTACATGCGCGGCATCCGGTTCGTACAACTCCCCACGACGCTGTTGGCTCACGACAGCAGTGTGGGCGGGAAAACGGGGGTCAACCATCCGCTGGGAAAAAATATGATCGGTGCGTTTCATCAGCCCGAATTGGTGTTGTTCGACGTGGATACGCTCGCCACTTTGCCTGGACGGGAGCTGGTGTCCGGCTTTGCCGAGGTGATCAAACACGCATTGATCGCCGACACAGATTTCGCGATGTGGCTGGAGCAACATCATGAAACACTCATGCGGAGGGACCCGTCGCTGTTGACGGAAGCGATCGTGCGCGGATGCGCCATCAAAGCGCAAGTGGTGGCCCGGGACGAACGCGAATCTGGTCTGCGCGCCATTTTGAACTACGGTCATACTATCGGTCATGCGTTGGAGGCGGCGACAGGTTACCGCCGTTGGACGCATGGCGAGGCGGTGGCGATCGGAATGGTGGGAGAAGCAATCTTGGGAGAGCTGTTGGGGACGGCACGTGACGTGTCCGGGTTCACCCGACGTTTGCTCGCGCTGTACGGTCTGCCCGTCACATTGGATGAGCCGCTCTCCGATGAGGAATTGCTCACCCTGATGCGCAGGGACAAAAAAGCGCGGCAAGGGGAATATGTGTTTGTTCTGCCCAAGGGTATTGGCACGGTGGAAGTGAAAAAAGGAGTCGAGGAGCGTGTGATTCGCGAAGCGTTGCGGCGATTGAAGGAGGAATAA
- the trpA gene encoding tryptophan synthase subunit alpha, translating to MTVIEQALRKPSEVRLIPFLVAGDPDPDTTLDLLRLLDEEGVAVVELGVPYSDPLADGPVIQEAATRALTHGMNLSRVLALAKTARESGVRVPLVLFSYVNPLIQMGFERFAKAAREAGIDGVIVPDLPVEENEALRTACADHGLDVIPLVAPTSRERVRMIAEQGQGFVYCVSSLGTTGVRDGFSRDVDAFLEEVRRVSPVPTVIGFGISRPEHVRRFSRHADAVVVGSALVRLIGERRDALQHPAKREQALAEIRAFVRELKTE from the coding sequence ATGACGGTCATCGAACAAGCGTTGCGGAAACCGTCGGAGGTCAGACTGATTCCTTTTTTGGTAGCGGGAGATCCCGACCCGGACACGACCCTGGATTTGCTCCGCTTGTTGGACGAAGAAGGGGTGGCTGTGGTTGAATTGGGTGTACCGTATTCCGATCCATTGGCCGATGGTCCGGTGATTCAGGAAGCGGCCACTCGGGCGTTGACTCATGGGATGAATCTGTCCCGTGTGCTGGCGTTGGCCAAAACGGCGCGCGAATCGGGCGTGCGCGTTCCATTGGTTTTGTTCTCGTATGTGAATCCCTTGATACAGATGGGTTTTGAACGGTTTGCGAAAGCGGCCCGTGAGGCGGGGATCGATGGGGTGATCGTTCCTGACCTGCCGGTGGAGGAAAACGAAGCATTGCGTACTGCCTGCGCCGATCACGGATTGGATGTGATCCCACTGGTGGCACCGACGTCGCGGGAACGGGTCCGTATGATCGCCGAGCAGGGGCAGGGATTCGTCTATTGCGTCTCTTCTCTGGGAACGACAGGGGTGCGGGACGGATTTTCCAGGGATGTGGACGCGTTTTTGGAAGAAGTCCGGCGAGTTAGTCCGGTTCCCACCGTGATCGGGTTCGGGATTTCGCGACCGGAACACGTCCGCCGTTTCTCCCGCCATGCCGATGCCGTCGTGGTGGGCAGCGCGTTGGTGCGTTTGATCGGCGAACGTCGAGATGCCTTGCAACATCCTGCCAAACGGGAACAAGCGCTCGCCGAGATCCGCGCATTTGTCAGGGAGCTCAAAACAGAGTAA
- a CDS encoding phosphoribosylanthranilate isomerase has translation MRISVKICGLQTEVDAETLHGLDVDAAGVILVPGRRRTVPESRLPRLLAALPPSVKAVAVLQNASLPEAERWLKRYPFSAVQLHGDESPAYCRQIKERCGVDVIKAFSVDSDGPLPDPDAYAQWIDTALFDSAGGGSGRPFSWELIPEIRSGWREAPCAVWVAGGLTPENVGRLVTAYRPDGVDVSSGVETNGRKDLEKIQAFVERVRAVENRTSIGNPS, from the coding sequence GTGCGAATATCGGTGAAAATTTGCGGCTTGCAAACGGAAGTAGATGCTGAGACACTTCACGGCTTGGATGTGGATGCGGCTGGTGTCATCCTGGTTCCGGGGCGTCGGCGTACTGTACCGGAATCTCGGTTACCCCGTTTGTTGGCTGCGCTTCCTCCGTCCGTCAAAGCGGTGGCTGTGTTGCAAAACGCTTCACTTCCAGAAGCAGAACGGTGGTTGAAGCGGTATCCGTTTTCTGCCGTCCAGTTGCACGGTGATGAATCTCCGGCATATTGTCGCCAGATCAAGGAAAGATGCGGTGTGGACGTGATCAAGGCGTTCTCCGTTGATTCAGATGGTCCCTTACCCGACCCGGATGCCTATGCACAGTGGATTGATACGGCACTGTTTGATTCCGCTGGCGGCGGGTCAGGACGGCCGTTTTCCTGGGAGCTGATTCCCGAAATCCGAAGCGGATGGCGGGAAGCACCGTGTGCCGTATGGGTAGCGGGTGGTTTGACGCCGGAAAATGTCGGCCGATTGGTTACCGCATATCGACCCGACGGGGTGGACGTATCCAGCGGTGTGGAAACGAACGGTAGGAAAGACCTCGAAAAAATCCAGGCGTTTGTGGAAAGGGTGAGAGCCGTTGAAAACCGAACTTCCATTGGCAACCCAAGTTGA
- the trpB gene encoding tryptophan synthase subunit beta, with protein MKTELPLATQVDQNGRYGRFGGRFVPETLMYALNELETAFREAIADPAFHEELRTLLEEYSGRPTPLTYAQRLTEYVGGARLFLKREDLNHTGAHKINNTLGQALLAKRMGKKKLIAETGAGQHGVASATVAALLGMECKVFMGEEDVRRQQLNVFRMELLGAEVVPVRSGTRTLKDATSEAIRHWVTHVEDTFYMIGSVVGPHPYPEMVRTFQRVIGDEARSQFLYREHRLPDHVVACVGGGSNAIGMFAAFLADREVQLHGVEAAGHGLSTGQHAATLSQGKPGVLHGSFSYLLQDEHGQVIPAHSISAGLDYPGVGPEHAHLKETGRVRYTSVTDEEALDAVRLLCRTEGILPALESAHAVAEAVRLARTLPREQTVLICLSGRGDKDVETIRAEEAKRR; from the coding sequence TTGAAAACCGAACTTCCATTGGCAACCCAAGTTGATCAAAACGGCAGATACGGCCGGTTCGGCGGTCGTTTTGTTCCTGAGACGTTGATGTATGCGCTGAACGAGCTGGAAACGGCGTTTCGGGAAGCGATCGCCGATCCCGCATTTCACGAGGAGTTGCGGACGCTATTGGAAGAGTACTCAGGCCGTCCCACACCGCTGACGTACGCCCAGCGGTTGACGGAATACGTGGGCGGCGCTCGGCTGTTTTTAAAACGGGAGGATTTGAACCACACTGGCGCGCACAAGATCAACAACACCTTGGGACAAGCACTCTTGGCAAAACGGATGGGGAAAAAGAAATTGATTGCCGAGACAGGAGCCGGTCAACACGGTGTGGCATCAGCGACGGTAGCCGCCCTGTTGGGGATGGAATGCAAGGTATTCATGGGAGAAGAAGATGTCCGCCGACAACAGTTAAACGTGTTCCGCATGGAGTTGTTGGGGGCGGAAGTGGTGCCGGTCCGGTCAGGGACCCGGACGCTCAAGGATGCCACCAGTGAGGCGATCCGTCATTGGGTGACACACGTGGAAGACACGTTTTACATGATCGGTTCGGTGGTGGGTCCGCATCCGTACCCGGAGATGGTGCGCACCTTCCAGCGGGTGATCGGTGATGAAGCGCGGTCGCAGTTTTTGTATCGCGAACACCGCCTTCCCGACCATGTGGTGGCCTGCGTCGGTGGCGGAAGCAACGCGATCGGCATGTTTGCAGCGTTTTTGGCGGATCGGGAAGTGCAACTGCACGGGGTGGAAGCGGCCGGTCACGGCCTGTCCACCGGTCAGCATGCGGCGACGCTATCCCAGGGGAAACCGGGTGTGTTGCATGGTTCGTTCAGCTATTTGTTGCAGGATGAACATGGTCAAGTGATACCGGCTCACTCGATCTCCGCAGGTCTGGATTATCCCGGTGTGGGACCGGAGCACGCCCATCTGAAAGAGACCGGACGGGTTCGCTACACTTCAGTCACCGACGAAGAAGCGTTGGACGCGGTTCGCTTACTCTGCCGGACGGAAGGCATCCTGCCCGCGCTGGAGTCGGCACATGCGGTGGCGGAGGCAGTTCGCCTGGCTCGTACGTTGCCGCGGGAGCAGACGGTGTTGATCTGCCTGTCGGGGCGCGGGGATAAGGATGTGGAGACGATTCGGGCGGAGGAGGCGAAACGGCGATGA
- the aroH gene encoding chorismate mutase, translated as MKVRGIRGATTVEKNEAESILSATEELLREMIRRNQATPEDIACVFFTVTTDLNATFPAQAIRSMPGWEMVPLLCANEIPVPGSLPRCIRLLMLINTNRDQEEIEHVYLRDAQSLRPDLTKNESLTPDGFSDTVMSKPS; from the coding sequence ATGAAGGTGCGAGGCATTCGCGGCGCAACCACGGTGGAAAAAAATGAAGCGGAATCGATATTGTCCGCGACGGAAGAACTGTTGCGGGAGATGATCCGGCGCAATCAGGCGACGCCGGAGGATATTGCTTGCGTGTTCTTCACAGTGACGACTGATTTGAATGCGACGTTTCCAGCACAGGCGATCCGGTCCATGCCGGGATGGGAGATGGTCCCCTTGCTGTGCGCCAACGAGATTCCAGTACCGGGAAGCCTGCCACGCTGCATCCGTCTGTTGATGCTGATCAACACGAATCGGGACCAAGAGGAGATCGAACACGTATATTTGCGCGATGCCCAATCGCTGCGGCCGGATTTGACGAAAAATGAGTCATTGACACCTGACGGATTCTCCGATACAGTGATGAGTAAGCCGAGTTGA
- the trpD gene encoding anthranilate phosphoribosyltransferase: MPALLTRVVEGNDLSRDEARHVMDELMSGLWEPAQVAGLLTALRMKGETAEELAGMAESLRSRALRWEKPATDAVDTCGTGGDGGRTFNISTAAAILASACGVKVAKHGNRAFSSKSGSADVLEALGVQISTTPDDARAMLEQTGICFLYAPLYHQAMKHVMPARKALGFRTCFNLLGPLANPAGVRRQLVGVYDPDLTETVAHVLLMLGIERAMVVAGTDGLDEISVSSPTRVSELRNGRVRTYTITPEEMGLTPSPLSEVAGGDAQTSAALIRRVFTGEPGAPRDIVLANAGAVLWVADRVDSLAEGVWMAARAIDEGAALRQLEEMVRFSVEVCSRVS; this comes from the coding sequence ATGCCTGCTTTGTTGACCCGCGTTGTGGAAGGAAATGATTTGTCACGTGACGAAGCTCGTCATGTGATGGATGAATTGATGAGCGGTCTGTGGGAGCCGGCGCAAGTGGCCGGTTTGCTGACCGCTTTGCGCATGAAGGGGGAAACGGCCGAAGAGTTGGCCGGAATGGCGGAGAGTCTTCGCAGTCGTGCCCTGCGCTGGGAGAAACCTGCTACCGACGCCGTGGACACATGCGGAACGGGCGGCGATGGCGGCCGTACGTTCAATATTTCCACCGCCGCCGCGATTCTCGCATCCGCATGCGGGGTGAAGGTGGCCAAACACGGAAACCGGGCCTTCTCATCCAAAAGCGGCAGTGCCGATGTGCTGGAAGCGTTGGGCGTACAGATTTCCACCACACCTGATGATGCACGCGCCATGTTGGAACAGACGGGGATCTGTTTTCTGTACGCACCGCTGTATCATCAGGCGATGAAACATGTGATGCCGGCGAGAAAAGCCCTCGGATTTCGCACTTGTTTCAATCTGCTGGGCCCGCTGGCCAATCCGGCCGGGGTTCGTCGCCAGTTGGTCGGCGTATACGACCCTGATTTGACGGAAACGGTCGCCCACGTATTGCTGATGTTGGGCATTGAACGGGCCATGGTGGTGGCTGGGACGGACGGATTGGACGAAATCTCCGTCTCCAGCCCAACACGGGTGAGCGAGTTGCGAAACGGCCGTGTACGCACGTATACCATCACACCCGAGGAGATGGGGCTGACCCCTTCACCGCTGTCCGAGGTGGCAGGTGGAGACGCACAAACCAGTGCTGCTTTGATCCGTCGGGTGTTCACAGGCGAACCGGGGGCGCCACGGGACATTGTGTTGGCCAACGCCGGAGCGGTGTTGTGGGTGGCGGATCGGGTGGACAGTCTGGCCGAAGGCGTGTGGATGGCTGCCCGGGCGATCGACGAAGGAGCGGCGCTGCGTCAGTTGGAGGAGATGGTTCGGTTTTCGGTGGAGGTGTGCTCGCGTGTTTCTTGA